In one Achromobacter spanius genomic region, the following are encoded:
- a CDS encoding DNA-deoxyinosine glycosylase has translation MEHRVTLAPAGRSDQVWGFAPVAAPDARVLVLGSMPGVASLEQARYYAHPRNAFWPIAAQVLGFDPGLDYALRLQALKAAGVALWDVLHACERPGSLDADIRRDTLVPNDFASFLDRHPDIARICFNGGKAAALYRRHVLPTLARPMDYLDLPSTSPAHAAASFDVKLAAWRRALTL, from the coding sequence ATGGAACACCGCGTTACGCTTGCGCCCGCCGGGCGCTCCGATCAGGTTTGGGGCTTTGCCCCGGTTGCCGCGCCCGATGCGCGGGTGCTGGTGCTGGGATCGATGCCCGGCGTGGCATCGCTTGAACAGGCCCGCTACTACGCCCATCCACGCAACGCCTTCTGGCCCATTGCGGCGCAAGTGCTGGGCTTTGATCCGGGCCTGGACTATGCGCTGCGCTTGCAGGCCCTGAAGGCGGCGGGCGTCGCGCTATGGGACGTGCTGCATGCCTGCGAACGCCCCGGTAGCCTGGACGCCGACATCCGCCGCGACACGCTGGTGCCGAATGATTTTGCGTCGTTCCTGGACCGTCATCCGGACATTGCGCGCATCTGCTTCAACGGCGGCAAGGCCGCCGCGCTGTATCGCCGACACGTCCTGCCCACCCTGGCGCGGCCAATGGACTACCTTGACCTGCCATCCACCAGCCCGGCCCACGCCGCCGCCTCGTTCGATGTGAAGCTCGCGGCGTGGCGGCGTGCATTGACGCTGTAG
- the dsrO gene encoding sulfate reduction electron transfer complex DsrMKJOP subunit DsrO, producing MPASPVPPDPAQRGKRGFLKGLLGLSAAATIIPIHAEATGLNGQPPRRPGMPGKRYGMVVDLRKCIGCQACTVSCSLENLPPIGQFRTTVLQYEVTPDAGGPSAMVMLPRLCNHCDNPPCVPVCPVQATFQREDGIVLVDNERCVGCAYCVQACPYDARFINHDTQTADKCTFCEHRLEVGLLPACVESCVGGARVIGDMNDPDSAISTLLEEHKADIKVLKPDMKTDPHVYYIGLPDAFVHQVDGQAGVRLAGGH from the coding sequence ATGCCTGCCTCACCCGTTCCCCCCGACCCTGCCCAACGCGGCAAACGCGGTTTTCTCAAAGGGCTGCTTGGCCTGAGCGCCGCCGCCACCATCATCCCCATCCATGCTGAAGCCACCGGCCTGAACGGCCAGCCGCCACGCCGTCCCGGCATGCCCGGCAAGCGCTATGGCATGGTGGTCGACCTGCGCAAGTGCATCGGCTGCCAGGCCTGTACGGTCAGTTGTTCGCTGGAAAACCTGCCGCCCATCGGGCAGTTCCGCACCACTGTCCTGCAATACGAAGTCACCCCCGACGCCGGCGGTCCCAGCGCCATGGTCATGCTGCCGCGCCTGTGCAACCACTGCGACAACCCGCCCTGTGTGCCGGTCTGCCCGGTGCAGGCCACGTTTCAGCGCGAAGACGGCATCGTGCTGGTCGACAACGAACGCTGCGTGGGCTGCGCCTACTGCGTGCAAGCCTGTCCCTACGACGCCCGCTTCATCAACCACGACACGCAGACGGCCGACAAATGCACGTTCTGCGAACACCGCCTGGAAGTCGGCCTGCTGCCGGCCTGTGTGGAAAGCTGCGTGGGCGGCGCGCGCGTCATTGGCGACATGAACGACCCCGACAGCGCCATCTCGACGCTGCTTGAGGAACACAAGGCCGACATCAAGGTGCTCAAGCCAGACATGAAGACCGACCCCCACGTCTACTACATCGGCCTGCCCGACGCCTTTGTCCACCAGGTCGATGGCCAGGCGGGCGTGCGTCTGGCTGGCGGACATTGA